The following coding sequences are from one Diospyros lotus cultivar Yz01 chromosome 7, ASM1463336v1, whole genome shotgun sequence window:
- the LOC127806781 gene encoding serine/threonine-protein kinase rio2 yields MKLDVNVLSHLSKDDFRVLTAVEMGMRNHEIVPSELIIRIAALKHGGTYKVLRNLLKHKLVHHDSSKYDGFRLTYLGYDFLAIKTLLNRGVVSAVGRQIGVGKESDIFEVANEDGTIFAMKLHRLGRTSFRAVKSKRDYLRHRNSFSWLYLSRLAAIKEFAFMKALEEHGFPVPHAVDCNRHCVVMSLVQGYPLVQVKQLQNPETIFETIIGLIVRLAEHGLIHCDFNEFNIMIDDDEVITVIDFPQMVSVSHHNAQMYFDRDVECIFKFFRKRFNLSFQEQTTESESEGSDADSDEIGWPCFSSITKVAGFLDKELAASGFTRKDQEDIEKLTEVDCKKDNLDSDDEETSDGYICDATEDSNIKQLDSMSLVDQDEQSGACDEKSNAERNQGDAEAGQSNGIMTQVASDEEEDEETKHRDEPELAKRLNRQRRRAIAAAHGGGKRFSARNSYKDKGGRSSHSSKIQKQLSIW; encoded by the exons ATGAAGCTGGATGTGAATGTTCTTAGCCACCTGTCCAAAGATGATTTCAGAGTTCTTACGGCTGTTGAGATGGGCATGCGCAAT CATGAAATCGTACCCTCTGAGCTCATCATCCGCATAGCTGCTCTCAA GCATGGAGGCACATACAAGGTGTTGAGGAATTTGCTCAAACACAAGTTGGTGCACCATGACTCGTCAAAAT ATGATGGGTTCCGGCTCACTTACCTTGGTTATGATTTTCTTGCAATCAAGACATTGCTTAACAGAGGAGTTGTTTCTGCTGTTGGTCGTCAAATTGGTGTTGGAAAAGAGTCTG ATATCTTTGAGGTTGCTAATGAAGACGGTACAATTTTTGCAATGAAGCTTCATAGACTCGGTAGAACTTCTTTTAGGGCTGTTAAGTCTAAGCGAGATTACTTGAGGCACAGGAATAGTTTTAGCTGGCTCTACTTGTCTCGGCTTGCTGCCATCAAAGAATTTGCTTTTATGAAG GCTTTGGAGGAACATGGTTTTCCCGTTCCACATGCTGTGGACTGCAATAGGCATTGTGTGGTTATGTCACTAGTCCAAGGATATCCACT TGTGCAGGTAAAGCAATTGCAAAATCCAGAGACAATTTTTGAAACAATAATTGGTCTTATTGTTCGGCTGGCAGAGCATGGCCTTATTCACTGCGACTTCAATGAATTCAACATTATG ATTGATGATGACGAGGTCATCACAGTGATTGACTTCCCACAGATGGTATCAGTATCTCATCATAATGCGCAGAT GTACTTTGATCGTGATGTTGAATGCATCTTCAAGTTTTTTAGGAAGAG GTTCAACCTGTCTTTCCAAGAACAAACAACAGAATCTGAGTCTGAGGGTTCAGATGCAGATTCAGATGAAATTGGCTGGCCTTGCTTTTCATCAATAACAAAAGTTGCTGGTTTCCTAGACAAGGAACTTGCTGCCAGTGGCTTTACTAGAAAGGACCAGGAAGACATTGAAAAG TTAACTGAAGTAGATTGCAAGAAGGATAATCTAGATTCTGATGATGAAGAAACTTCAGATGGATATATTTGTGATGCAACAGAAGACTCCAACATCAAGCAACTTGATTCCATGAGTTTGGTGGATCAG GATGAACAAAGTGGAGCTTGTGATGAGAAAAGCAATGCAGAGAGGAATCAAGGGGATGCTGAAGCAGGACAAAGCAATGGAATCATGACACAGGTTGCGAGTGACGAG GAGGAGGATGAAGAAACTAAGCACCGTGATGAACCTGAACTGGCCAAGCGTCTGAACCGGCAGAGGCGGCGAGCCATAGCTGCAGCACATGGAGGAGGGAAGAGGTTTTCGGCCCGAAATTCTTACAAAGACAAGGGTGGCAGGTCTTCTCACAGTTCCAAGATCCAGAAGCAATTGAGCATCTGGTGA
- the LOC127805692 gene encoding receptor-like protein 35: MTWKTLPSLPGLGQLSRLTRLNLSEAGFSGKIPFEVSFLNQLVSLDLSLNELNLEEPVPQAIVQNLNQDKENSNLFFEWKLPDSIGNLMSLIKLLLYDCKFYGPIPISLGNLTEITWLELSCNNFTGTSLTWELECARTARPLSKQAHWEHPSSPHQFEVYWSPRRLGPFTQPAEGANTKRPPI; encoded by the exons ATGACTTGGAAGACTCTGCCATCCCTTCCCGGGCTTGGGCAGTTGTCCAGATTGACACGTCTCAATCTCTCTGAGGCAGGATTTTCCGGGAAAATCCCATTTGAAGTTTCCTTCTTAAACCAGTTAGTCTCActtgatctctctctcaatgaGCTGAATTTGGAAGAACCAGTTCCCCAAGCAATTGTTCAGAACTTAAACCAAGATAAAGAGAACtcaaatcttttctttgaaT GGAAATTGCCAGATTCAATTGGAAATCTCATGTCTCTGATTAAATTACTACTTTATGACTGCAAATTCTATGGACCAATCCCTATTTCCCTTGGTAACCTTACTGAAATCACTTGGTTGGAACTCTCATGCAACAACTTCACCGGCACCAGCCTCACTTGGGAACTTGAGTGTGCTCGAACGGCTAGACCTCTCTCCAAACAAGCTCACTGGGAACATCCCTCAAGTCCTCACCAATTTGAGGTCTATTGGAGTCCTAGGAGGCTAGGACCTTTCACACAACCAGCTGAAGGGGCCAATACCAAAAGGCCACCAATTTGA